From the genome of Ectobacillus sp. JY-23, one region includes:
- the nuoL gene encoding NADH-quinone oxidoreductase subunit L, which translates to MMSYAWLIPVFPLVSFLILLFGRLRERSGLIGSLFMLASLVGAVAVLVERLTEPTLYKEWTWLVIGERTITMGFKVTALNALMLVIVTLVSFLVHVYANGYMKGDARISVFYAYLGLFTFAMLGLVLSPNLLQLYIFWELVGLGSFLLIGFYYFKPEARAAAKKAFIMTRIGDVGLFIGIILLFWQAGSFEYEAIFTALSEGAVPDSMITLTAILIFIGAVGKSGQFPLHTWLPDAMEGPTPVSALIHAATMVAAGVYLVAAMFPLFEASEAAMMTVAITGGFTAVFAASIGLVQTDIKRILAFSTVSQLGYMMLALGSGGYVAAIFHLTTHAFFKALLFLAAGSVIHAVHTQDITKMGGLYRQMKVTGTLFLIGAMAISGVPLLSGFFSKDEILLAAWQNGNYVLFTLGMLAAALTAFYMFRLYFLVFTGKAQRTGHESPGVMTLPMMVLGALAVLAGYLNTPWFGTFLGDWLEGDVLLSKHGHGPAWIMIMATVLSLGGIAVAYVMYKGPRTEQERSMFYIILQNKYYVDEFYALTVLPLINILAKLMQVIERVVEGIAQGIRGIVSGSGGLGARLQSGQVQTYGAVVFVTLAALLVIVVGGYFS; encoded by the coding sequence ATGATGAGTTATGCATGGTTAATACCGGTGTTTCCGCTTGTATCCTTCCTTATTTTATTGTTTGGACGCTTGCGGGAGCGATCGGGCTTAATCGGCTCATTGTTCATGTTGGCATCCTTGGTGGGGGCAGTCGCCGTGCTTGTGGAGCGATTGACAGAGCCTACACTGTACAAGGAGTGGACGTGGCTGGTTATCGGAGAAAGAACCATTACCATGGGCTTTAAAGTAACGGCGCTAAATGCCTTAATGCTTGTGATTGTAACGCTTGTCAGCTTTTTGGTACATGTATACGCAAATGGTTATATGAAGGGAGATGCGCGTATTTCCGTCTTTTATGCGTACCTCGGCTTATTTACCTTTGCGATGCTCGGTCTTGTGTTATCTCCCAACCTTCTGCAGCTGTACATATTTTGGGAGCTGGTCGGTCTCGGTTCCTTTTTGCTGATCGGCTTTTACTACTTTAAGCCAGAAGCGCGCGCCGCTGCGAAAAAAGCTTTTATAATGACACGTATCGGTGATGTAGGCTTATTCATTGGGATCATTCTTCTTTTTTGGCAGGCAGGTAGCTTCGAATATGAGGCTATTTTTACAGCTTTGTCAGAAGGTGCTGTGCCAGATAGCATGATTACCTTAACTGCCATTTTAATTTTTATCGGCGCAGTTGGAAAATCAGGTCAATTTCCGCTGCATACATGGCTTCCTGATGCAATGGAAGGACCGACGCCTGTGTCGGCTCTCATTCACGCCGCAACGATGGTAGCAGCTGGTGTGTACTTGGTGGCAGCGATGTTTCCGTTATTCGAGGCAAGTGAAGCGGCGATGATGACAGTCGCCATTACAGGCGGATTTACCGCTGTTTTCGCCGCAAGTATCGGCTTGGTACAAACCGATATTAAACGTATTCTAGCATTTTCGACCGTCAGTCAGCTCGGCTATATGATGCTTGCGCTTGGTTCGGGTGGATACGTTGCTGCTATTTTCCATTTAACGACACATGCATTCTTTAAAGCATTGCTGTTTCTAGCAGCTGGAAGTGTCATCCATGCTGTGCACACACAAGATATTACGAAAATGGGTGGCTTATATCGGCAGATGAAAGTGACCGGCACTCTCTTTTTAATCGGAGCAATGGCAATTAGCGGCGTACCGCTTTTGTCAGGCTTCTTCAGTAAAGATGAAATTTTGCTTGCGGCGTGGCAAAACGGCAACTATGTATTATTTACTTTAGGAATGCTGGCAGCCGCATTAACTGCATTTTATATGTTTCGTTTATATTTTCTGGTTTTTACAGGAAAAGCGCAGCGCACTGGTCATGAATCACCGGGCGTGATGACCCTCCCAATGATGGTACTCGGGGCTTTGGCTGTACTTGCAGGTTATCTCAATACGCCTTGGTTCGGTACTTTTTTAGGAGACTGGCTTGAAGGTGATGTATTGCTTTCAAAGCATGGACATGGCCCGGCTTGGATTATGATTATGGCTACGGTTCTTTCGTTGGGCGGGATTGCAGTAGCTTACGTAATGTACAAAGGTCCTCGTACAGAGCAGGAACGTTCTATGTTTTATATAATTTTGCAAAATAAATACTATGTAGATGAGTTTTATGCTTTGACTGTTCTTCCTCTCATCAACATACTAGCGAAGCTTATGCAGGTAATTGAGCGTGTGGTAGAGGGAATTGCACAAGGGATACGCGGTATTGTCAGCGGAAGCGGAGGTCTTGGTGCGAGGCTACAGAGTGGCCAGGTGCAGACCTATGGTGCAGTTGTGTTTGTCACACTTGCCGCTTTACTTGTCATTGTAGT
- the nuoK gene encoding NADH-quinone oxidoreductase subunit NuoK, which translates to MNDIPVAGYLVLAIILFCIGLYGALTKRNAVIVLICIELMMNAANLNLVAFSKLGLFPSLNGQVFSLFTITVAAAEAAVGLAILIALYRNRRTVNVDEMNTLKR; encoded by the coding sequence ATGAATGATATTCCTGTCGCAGGTTACCTCGTGCTTGCCATTATCTTGTTTTGTATCGGTTTATATGGTGCATTAACCAAGCGTAATGCGGTCATTGTCCTCATTTGTATCGAATTGATGATGAATGCCGCAAACTTGAATTTAGTCGCGTTCAGCAAGCTAGGTCTCTTTCCAAGTTTAAACGGGCAAGTATTTTCGCTGTTTACGATTACCGTAGCGGCAGCAGAAGCAGCGGTTGGCCTGGCCATTTTAATCGCGCTGTATCGCAACCGCCGAACGGTAAATGTGGATGAAATGAATACATTGAAGAGATAA
- a CDS encoding NADH-quinone oxidoreductase subunit J produces MSGGFLAFLALSVIAIAGGVLMLHLTKVMHMMLALVFTFLSIAGLYFMLSAEFVGVVQILIYSGAVTIVMIFGIMLTKHDAESEGNSGWRSLLVLIGVLAFGAVMYYAVNHVDFSAATEAPLHEENTKQIGVLLYTKYIIPFEITSVLLLVALVGSIILAKGKEEKEHE; encoded by the coding sequence ATGAGCGGCGGATTTTTAGCTTTTTTAGCACTTTCCGTTATCGCGATTGCTGGTGGTGTGCTGATGCTGCACCTCACAAAGGTGATGCATATGATGTTGGCGCTCGTCTTTACATTTCTTAGCATCGCCGGCTTGTATTTTATGTTATCGGCAGAATTCGTCGGTGTTGTACAAATCTTGATTTACTCTGGTGCAGTGACAATCGTGATGATTTTTGGCATTATGCTGACGAAGCATGATGCAGAAAGTGAAGGAAACAGCGGATGGCGTTCACTGCTTGTCTTGATTGGCGTACTTGCCTTTGGTGCGGTGATGTATTATGCCGTAAACCACGTGGATTTTAGCGCAGCGACAGAGGCGCCGCTTCATGAAGAAAATACAAAGCAAATTGGTGTTTTATTGTATACAAAGTATATCATTCCATTTGAAATTACTTCGGTGCTGCTGCTGGTGGCGCTTGTTGGCTCAATCATTCTAGCAAAGGGCAAGGAGGAAAAAGAGCATGAATGA
- the nuoI gene encoding NADH-quinone oxidoreductase subunit NuoI yields MLGLLKGLKYTLQNLSKEKVTYDYPNQPIPLPDRFRGIQKFYPEKCIVCNQCAQICPTDCIQLTGKKHPDPTKKGKIIETYDINFEICILCDLCTEVCPTEAIVMTNNFELAEYSRDDLFKNLEWLDENDTNIRRENKA; encoded by the coding sequence ATGTTAGGACTGCTGAAGGGACTTAAATACACGCTACAAAACTTATCAAAGGAAAAGGTAACATATGATTATCCGAATCAACCCATACCGCTTCCGGACAGATTCCGCGGTATCCAAAAGTTTTATCCGGAAAAGTGCATTGTGTGTAACCAATGCGCGCAAATTTGTCCGACCGACTGCATTCAGCTAACGGGTAAAAAGCACCCTGATCCTACGAAAAAAGGCAAAATCATTGAGACGTACGATATCAACTTTGAGATCTGTATTTTATGTGACCTTTGTACTGAGGTTTGTCCGACGGAAGCAATTGTGATGACAAATAACTTTGAGCTCGCGGAATATTCGCGCGATGATTTGTTTAAAAATTTGGAATGGCTTGATGAAAACGATACGAACATTAGAAGGGAGAACAAAGCATGA
- the nuoH gene encoding NADH-quinone oxidoreductase subunit NuoH has translation MVQRLLEASPGWTTFFIFFGLATMLLFMVLGFVTYGILAERKVMGFMQGRIGPNQVGGRFGLLQTVADVLKLLIKEDTIPKAADKPLFILGPVIAFAPAFLVLAVIPFTDAFRFADIGVGLLYYIAVSGITTVGIVTGAWASNNKYSLLGGMRAAAQMISYEIPLVMSVIGIVLLTGSMNLLDIVYAQERVWYIFLQPVAFLVFFIAAVAELNRTPFDLPEAESELVSGYHTEYSGFRWAFFMLAEYVYFFAMTSLITVLFLGGWLPVPFLAFIPGAVWFALKFAVVMFILIWFRVTFPRLRADHLMEFGWKVLLPVALANIFVTALLKELFF, from the coding sequence ATGGTACAGCGGCTCTTAGAGGCGAGTCCAGGCTGGACGACCTTTTTCATCTTTTTTGGCTTGGCGACAATGCTTTTGTTTATGGTGCTCGGCTTTGTTACATACGGCATTCTAGCAGAGCGTAAGGTTATGGGCTTTATGCAAGGCCGTATTGGACCAAACCAGGTCGGGGGCCGCTTTGGTTTATTACAGACGGTGGCGGATGTATTAAAACTATTAATTAAAGAAGATACGATTCCGAAGGCTGCCGATAAACCGCTGTTTATTTTAGGTCCGGTTATCGCTTTTGCGCCGGCATTCCTTGTCTTGGCTGTGATTCCTTTTACAGATGCATTTCGCTTTGCCGATATCGGTGTCGGGCTTCTATATTATATTGCGGTGTCTGGGATTACGACGGTGGGCATTGTAACGGGGGCATGGGCTTCTAACAATAAGTACTCGCTGCTTGGCGGCATGCGCGCCGCCGCACAAATGATTTCCTATGAGATTCCGCTCGTTATGAGCGTGATTGGTATTGTGTTGTTGACAGGAAGCATGAACCTGCTTGATATCGTATATGCACAGGAGCGGGTTTGGTATATCTTTTTACAGCCTGTTGCGTTTTTAGTCTTTTTCATTGCGGCTGTTGCGGAGCTGAATCGAACCCCGTTTGATTTACCTGAGGCGGAATCGGAGCTTGTATCTGGTTACCATACGGAATACTCTGGGTTTCGCTGGGCGTTTTTTATGCTGGCAGAATATGTGTACTTTTTTGCGATGACCTCGCTGATTACAGTCCTGTTTTTAGGCGGATGGCTGCCGGTACCGTTTCTGGCCTTCATTCCGGGAGCTGTTTGGTTCGCACTTAAGTTTGCGGTTGTTATGTTTATATTGATTTGGTTCCGCGTCACGTTCCCGCGCTTGCGTGCTGATCATTTAATGGAGTTCGGGTGGAAGGTGCTGCTGCCAGTAGCGCTGGCAAACATCTTTGTAACAGCTTTACTGAAAGAGCTGTTCTTCTAA
- a CDS encoding NADH-quinone oxidoreductase subunit D, with protein sequence MIRTEEMLLNVGPQHPSTHGVFRLVIKIDGEIIKEATPVIGYLHRGTEKLAEDLQYTQIIPYTDRMDYLSAMTNNYVICHAVETMMGLEIPERAEYLRVLAMELGRVASHLVWWGTNLLDIGAVSPFLYAFREREMIINLLNELCGARLTFNYMRIGGVKWDAPDGWIEKVAAFVPYMREQLAGYHELVSGNEIFLSRIKGVGIYSAEDALAYSLSGANLRCTGVNWDLRKDEPYSIYDRFTFDVPVGETGDAWDRYMCRMQEIEESLKIIEQAVLQFPGDGPFLAKVPKIIKAPKGEAFVRIESPRGEIGCYIASDGKKEPYRIKFRRPSFYNLQILPKLLKGENIANLITILGGVDIVLGEVDG encoded by the coding sequence ATGATTCGTACAGAGGAAATGCTGCTTAACGTCGGGCCACAGCATCCGAGCACGCACGGGGTATTTAGGCTTGTAATTAAGATTGATGGTGAGATTATTAAAGAAGCAACGCCGGTTATCGGTTACTTGCACCGGGGAACAGAGAAGCTTGCGGAGGACCTGCAGTATACGCAAATCATTCCATATACAGACCGAATGGATTATTTGTCGGCGATGACGAACAACTATGTGATTTGCCACGCGGTCGAGACGATGATGGGTCTTGAAATACCAGAACGCGCTGAATATTTACGGGTGCTTGCGATGGAGCTCGGACGTGTGGCGAGTCACCTTGTATGGTGGGGTACGAATTTGCTGGATATCGGAGCTGTCAGTCCATTTTTATATGCGTTTCGCGAGCGCGAGATGATTATTAATCTACTAAACGAACTCTGCGGCGCACGCCTCACCTTCAATTATATGCGCATTGGCGGCGTAAAGTGGGACGCCCCAGATGGCTGGATTGAAAAAGTGGCCGCCTTTGTTCCGTATATGCGCGAGCAGCTCGCCGGCTATCATGAGCTTGTATCTGGAAATGAAATCTTTTTAAGTCGTATCAAGGGTGTGGGCATTTACAGTGCCGAGGACGCCCTAGCCTATTCTCTAAGTGGTGCCAATCTCCGCTGCACGGGTGTAAATTGGGATTTGCGCAAGGATGAGCCGTATTCGATTTACGACCGCTTCACGTTCGATGTGCCGGTCGGGGAGACGGGGGATGCCTGGGATCGGTACATGTGCCGTATGCAAGAGATCGAGGAATCACTAAAGATTATCGAGCAAGCAGTTTTGCAATTCCCAGGGGATGGCCCTTTTTTAGCTAAGGTACCAAAGATTATTAAAGCGCCAAAAGGGGAAGCCTTCGTCCGCATTGAATCACCGCGCGGCGAGATTGGCTGTTATATTGCAAGCGATGGAAAAAAGGAGCCGTATCGCATCAAGTTCCGGCGTCCGTCCTTTTACAATCTCCAGATTCTTCCTAAGCTTCTAAAAGGAGAAAACATTGCGAACCTCATTACAATTTTAGGCGGCGTCGATATCGTGCTCGGGGAGGTAGATGGCTAA
- a CDS encoding NADH-quinone oxidoreductase subunit C: protein MSEGKSLEELKKEAAAKAKEEALRKREERKAKESAETQEKEKALSKPEEKSKESTEDELIRAKKEAAAKAKEEALRKREERKAKETAETQEKEKALSKSEEEGKKLTEDELTRAKKEAAAKAKAAALARMQQKEAVQTDSTEPQGSSEAEKQKAIALAKAKAAAAAKAKLASKGEAGSEDEKAKAIAAAKAKAAAAAKAKLASKGEAGPEDEKAKAIAAAKAKAAVAAKAKLASKGEAGSEDEKAKAIAAAKAKAAAAAKAKLASKGEAGPEDEKAKAIAAAKAKASAAEETAVIAPSVNQPLLDRYVAVLTAHVGADALEDAYINRLSKDVPTLVVKRDAYYEVMEFLRKNEQMAFDYMSELHGTDFVTHMEVYVHLYSYRNRQPVAVKVKVDREKPVLSSVAPLWQGADWPEREAYDLLGIVFEGHPNLKRILLPDDWIGYPLRKDYEPFDGEV, encoded by the coding sequence GTGAGCGAAGGGAAAAGTTTGGAGGAGCTGAAAAAAGAGGCAGCAGCTAAGGCAAAGGAAGAGGCGCTGCGAAAACGAGAAGAGAGAAAAGCGAAAGAATCGGCAGAAACGCAAGAAAAAGAGAAAGCGCTGTCAAAACCTGAAGAAAAGAGTAAGGAATCGACAGAGGATGAGCTGATACGAGCGAAAAAAGAGGCAGCAGCCAAGGCAAAGGAGGAAGCGCTACGAAAACGAGAAGAGAGAAAAGCGAAAGAAACAGCAGAAACGCAAGAAAAAGAGAAAGCGCTGTCAAAATCTGAAGAAGAGGGTAAGAAATTGACAGAGGACGAGCTGACACGAGCGAAAAAAGAAGCAGCGGCAAAGGCAAAGGCTGCTGCGCTTGCGCGTATGCAGCAAAAGGAAGCGGTCCAAACGGATTCGACCGAACCACAGGGTTCTTCTGAGGCCGAAAAGCAAAAGGCAATTGCTTTAGCGAAGGCAAAAGCTGCCGCGGCAGCCAAAGCGAAGCTAGCGTCGAAAGGGGAAGCGGGGTCAGAGGACGAGAAAGCAAAAGCAATCGCCGCAGCCAAAGCAAAGGCCGCCGCCGCGGCCAAGGCGAAGCTAGCATCGAAAGGGGAAGCGGGGCCAGAGGACGAGAAAGCAAAAGCAATCGCCGCAGCCAAAGCAAAGGCCGCCGTCGCAGCCAAGGCGAAGCTAGCGTCGAAAGGGGAAGCGGGGTCAGAGGACGAGAAAGCAAAAGCAATTGCCGCAGCGAAAGCAAAGGCCGCCGCCGCGGCCAAGGCGAAGCTAGCGTCGAAAGGGGAAGCGGGGCCAGAGGACGAGAAAGCAAAAGCAATTGCCGCAGCGAAAGCAAAGGCTTCGGCTGCAGAAGAAACGGCAGTCATCGCACCTTCCGTGAACCAGCCTCTATTAGATCGGTACGTTGCGGTTCTTACAGCGCATGTAGGTGCAGATGCTTTGGAAGACGCCTATATTAATAGATTGTCAAAGGACGTGCCGACGCTTGTTGTGAAGCGGGATGCATATTATGAAGTAATGGAGTTTTTGCGCAAGAATGAGCAGATGGCGTTTGATTATATGTCAGAGCTGCACGGTACGGATTTTGTGACGCATATGGAGGTATATGTGCATTTATACTCGTATCGCAACCGGCAGCCGGTGGCGGTGAAGGTGAAGGTCGACCGTGAGAAGCCGGTGTTGTCTTCGGTGGCTCCGCTTTGGCAGGGAGCGGATTGGCCGGAACGTGAGGCATATGATTTGCTTGGCATCGTATTTGAAGGACATCCCAACTTGAAGCGCATCCTATTACCAGATGATTGGATAGGATATCCACTTCGCAAAGATTACGAGCCTTTTGACGGGGAGGTGTAA
- the nuoB gene encoding NADH-quinone oxidoreductase subunit NuoB — translation MVINFEQMHPDERAELERNIFFTTLEQLKGWARSNSLWPMTFGLACCAIEMMGVGSSHYDLDRFGSFFRTSPRQSDVMIVSGTVTKKMAPIVRRLYDQMPEPKWVIAMGSCATAGGPYIKSYAVVKGVDQIVPVDVYIPGCPPNPAALIYGINKLKEKIRYEAKTGKQVTNR, via the coding sequence ATGGTTATAAATTTTGAGCAAATGCACCCTGATGAGCGCGCTGAGCTAGAGCGCAACATTTTCTTTACAACGCTTGAGCAGTTAAAAGGATGGGCGAGAAGCAATTCGCTTTGGCCGATGACATTTGGTCTTGCCTGTTGTGCAATTGAAATGATGGGTGTAGGTTCTTCCCATTACGATTTAGATCGATTTGGTTCCTTCTTCCGTACATCGCCGCGCCAGTCTGACGTGATGATTGTGTCAGGAACAGTGACGAAAAAAATGGCACCTATCGTAAGAAGATTATATGATCAAATGCCGGAACCAAAATGGGTAATTGCTATGGGATCGTGTGCGACTGCCGGAGGACCTTACATAAAGTCATACGCAGTTGTGAAAGGAGTCGATCAAATTGTACCCGTTGATGTGTATATTCCCGGATGTCCTCCCAATCCAGCTGCTTTAATTTATGGAATCAATAAATTAAAGGAAAAAATTCGCTATGAAGCCAAAACCGGAAAGCAGGTGACCAACCGGTGA
- a CDS encoding NADH-quinone oxidoreductase subunit A: MFNVYQNSYAIVIVFLLLGILLPIVALTAGKLLRPNRPSIAKQTTYESGIEPFHEANIRFHARYYVFALLFVIFDVETVFLYPWAVAYEELGLFALIEMLIFVIMLLIGLLYAWKKKVLKWL; the protein is encoded by the coding sequence ATGTTCAATGTGTATCAAAATAGCTATGCAATTGTAATTGTATTTTTGCTGCTTGGCATTTTATTGCCAATTGTAGCACTAACAGCAGGCAAGCTGCTACGGCCAAACCGACCGAGCATTGCCAAGCAGACCACCTATGAAAGTGGCATTGAGCCTTTTCATGAGGCCAATATTCGCTTTCATGCACGCTATTATGTGTTTGCGTTATTGTTTGTTATTTTTGATGTAGAAACTGTATTTTTATATCCATGGGCGGTAGCTTACGAGGAACTTGGCTTATTCGCTCTCATTGAAATGCTAATCTTTGTCATCATGTTATTAATTGGGCTTTTATATGCTTGGAAAAAGAAGGTGTTGAAATGGTTATAA
- a CDS encoding bifunctional diguanylate cyclase/phosphodiesterase, translated as MLWFFEDTFGYSLFPYVQASNILFLLLPIYYLIAFSYKITYTYSLLQKLFIFCDISTTFIAAVTLEYYFIIQHFWNSSSFSSVTKLIEIIYPFANLLLLLVCISLYFQPLAFSSKQVLYLLLLSTFLYVAVDSLYSILYFSHNKFSIELINPLYQISMIMTAAAGLLDTGESRYAGEKAGDVQSWLSYLALVCLGGFVILTQTHSYPVMVAICVTFCFVLFRQTLIRIQNKRLLIQLQQMNGELGTRIEERTRDLLLQQAALLQSEQKFKSLFEFHPDPIFTINLQGRFQQVNRAGTVLLGYKVSEILGHSYKEFIYQKDVRRLLVSYRYVLQGQATSLEVRGLHKNGMIYDLALTAVPIVDDQKVLGIYVMVKDITESKQQQKQINFLAFHDTLTGLSNRSTFHNDLQTMIHAAKESGTTFSVLFIDLDGFKVINDTLGHSIGDLVLVETAERLKRCLPPYARLARLGGDEFTILIRDADESISDILKELQEPFLIEGHTLYVTPSIGIAVYPYAGEDAESLLKHADLAMYHSKNNGKNNYSIYTDEMSCKMRRRLRLEKDLYQALQHNQLFLVYQPQMDTNRRTVIGMEALVRWRHPVLGLIPPNEFIPIAEDTNLIVTIGEWILQEACRQMKTWSEMGYVLKVGVNLSTKQFNHDNFLEMVTSTLSKTGLRPDLLDVELTERIAMDNEEKTLNKLKHLKELGIHVSIDDFGTGYSSLAYLPLYPLDRLKIAKEFIHMADNSDEGKAIITAILSLASTLGICVIAEGVETHEQMVFLQKHNCYQVQGYYFSRPLSVEDATAFLGAI; from the coding sequence ATGTTATGGTTTTTCGAAGATACTTTCGGTTATTCTTTATTCCCTTATGTGCAAGCGTCTAATATTTTATTTTTATTGCTTCCGATTTACTATTTAATCGCCTTCTCTTATAAGATTACGTACACGTATTCACTACTGCAAAAGCTCTTTATCTTTTGTGACATTAGCACGACTTTTATTGCTGCAGTAACACTGGAATACTACTTTATTATCCAACACTTTTGGAATAGTTCTAGTTTTTCATCTGTAACGAAACTAATAGAAATCATATATCCATTTGCTAATCTGTTGCTTTTACTCGTATGCATTAGCTTATATTTTCAACCACTCGCATTTTCGTCTAAGCAGGTTTTGTATTTACTTCTTCTCTCAACTTTTTTATATGTTGCGGTTGATTCTCTTTATAGTATTTTATATTTCTCACACAATAAATTTTCTATAGAATTAATAAATCCTCTTTATCAAATTTCGATGATTATGACTGCAGCGGCGGGCCTTTTAGATACCGGAGAATCAAGATATGCAGGAGAGAAGGCCGGGGATGTACAATCTTGGTTATCTTATCTCGCTTTGGTGTGTTTAGGCGGGTTTGTCATCTTGACGCAGACACATTCTTATCCTGTTATGGTAGCAATTTGTGTAACCTTTTGTTTTGTATTGTTTCGCCAAACCTTGATACGAATACAAAATAAACGGCTGCTGATACAACTGCAGCAAATGAATGGAGAGCTCGGCACTAGAATTGAAGAACGCACACGAGATTTGTTACTGCAGCAGGCAGCTCTTTTGCAAAGTGAACAAAAATTTAAGTCTTTATTCGAATTTCACCCGGATCCCATTTTTACGATTAATCTGCAAGGGCGATTTCAACAGGTAAACAGGGCGGGGACTGTTTTGCTTGGGTATAAGGTATCTGAAATTCTTGGGCATAGTTACAAGGAATTTATTTATCAAAAGGATGTGCGGCGTCTCTTGGTATCCTACCGATACGTTCTACAAGGGCAGGCCACATCTCTTGAAGTACGCGGTCTTCATAAAAATGGCATGATTTACGATTTGGCTTTGACTGCCGTTCCCATTGTGGATGATCAAAAGGTTCTTGGTATTTATGTCATGGTAAAAGATATTACGGAAAGCAAGCAGCAGCAAAAGCAAATCAACTTTCTTGCCTTCCACGACACCTTAACTGGCCTTTCCAATCGCAGTACATTTCACAATGATTTGCAAACCATGATTCATGCAGCCAAAGAATCTGGAACAACATTTTCGGTGTTATTCATCGATTTAGATGGCTTTAAAGTCATTAATGATACGCTAGGACACTCTATTGGAGATTTGGTGCTTGTAGAGACAGCAGAACGGTTAAAGCGTTGCCTTCCTCCTTACGCAAGGCTGGCGCGTTTAGGTGGAGATGAGTTTACCATTTTAATACGCGATGCTGATGAAAGCATCTCTGATATTTTAAAAGAATTGCAGGAGCCCTTCCTAATTGAAGGACATACCTTGTATGTGACACCGAGCATTGGCATTGCCGTATATCCCTATGCAGGAGAAGATGCAGAATCTTTATTAAAACACGCCGATTTAGCTATGTATCACAGCAAAAACAACGGAAAAAACAACTACTCTATTTACACTGACGAGATGAGTTGCAAAATGCGAAGACGATTACGACTAGAAAAGGATTTGTATCAAGCACTGCAGCATAACCAATTATTCCTTGTGTATCAACCCCAGATGGATACCAATCGCCGCACCGTTATCGGGATGGAAGCTTTGGTGCGCTGGCGGCATCCGGTTCTAGGACTCATTCCACCTAACGAGTTTATTCCCATAGCGGAGGATACAAACCTGATTGTCACAATAGGAGAATGGATTTTGCAGGAGGCGTGTAGACAAATGAAGACATGGTCTGAAATGGGATATGTGCTGAAAGTAGGGGTAAACCTGTCAACAAAGCAATTTAATCATGACAATTTTTTAGAAATGGTTACGTCTACCCTATCCAAAACCGGTCTCCGCCCAGACCTTCTTGATGTAGAGCTAACGGAACGAATTGCCATGGATAATGAAGAAAAAACTCTCAATAAACTAAAGCATCTGAAAGAGCTTGGTATTCATGTTTCAATTGATGATTTTGGTACCGGCTATTCATCACTAGCCTATCTGCCGCTTTACCCGCTAGACCGTTTAAAGATTGCGAAAGAATTTATTCATATGGCAGATAACAGCGACGAAGGCAAAGCTATCATTACCGCCATCCTCTCGCTTGCGAGTACACTGGGCATTTGCGTGATTGCGGAAGGTGTGGAAACACACGAGCAAATGGTATTTTTACAAAAACATAATTGCTACCAGGTGCAGGGCTACTATTTTAGTCGACCTCTCTCTGTCGAAGATGCAACTGCCTTTCTTGGTGCTATTTGA